A stretch of the Rosa rugosa chromosome 5, drRosRugo1.1, whole genome shotgun sequence genome encodes the following:
- the LOC133710960 gene encoding uncharacterized protein LOC133710960 isoform X2, protein MMEGSESFTDTVLSWSLEDICNENLYKHQVEKIPESVQQFGACSYPLLDETRAQLQSSMESMHSAPFCQVNAIQQSKPYEGETKLYDMEIDGWRNSDSGMELHKPIQGDVFVLADAKLETISDLRKLGRWWSLVIVTEVSTDKKEDDRTSLSLKVRAPKEFEVNNGNGTSLFLVFLANITPNLRIWNAMHMCISSRWKVLFGDNFMKSFKNLKSFQKKMSVLNLLLKLSSGWRPKKRNVDTICKSSSMTLKQFKVDDLYIVLTIDIEKDLKYMQVLRMWDLLPGLLDIQKLADRLDCIFSRYTNLFVNLCREKCLEGHLEVPASWPLSLDVVRYKDLSSTESMSNSVGDSSANGSCVENSKVNESLLLMKFYSLSSGVVNFLLSDREDSKVDLPFEVTDQEREAVLYDRSIFILGRSGTGKTTVLTKKLYQKEQQHHMVDEGFYDVESNAVGHAGLHNKAGQSSSSALNKGTVLRQLFVTVSPKLCFAVKQHFLRLKSFASGRSSLVDMDDFDDEEAQFRGIPDSFCDIPPKCYPLFITFHKFLMMLDGSLSNSYFERFPDITKLPQGRQRISRANVLQTFLTTKEVTYTRFSSSYWPHFDVQLTKKLDASRVFTEIISHIKGGLRALEAGDGKLTQLDYVQMSEGRASSLSQPKREIIYDIFQVYEKMKMRNGEFDIADFVNDIHRRLKCEKYKGDEIDFVYIDEVQDLAMSQIALFKHICSNVEEGFVFSGDTAQTIARGIDFRFQDIQHLFYKKFVLESRNKKHDNRKEKRQISNIFQLTQNFRSHDGMLKLLQSIVELIYHFFPLCIDVLEPETSMIYGEAPILLYSGNDEKLFKKILGSSGIIAGNMGGFGADQVILVRDDCSREEISNSIGKQALVLTIVECKGLEFEDVLLYKFFGSSPLKNQWRVLYEFMQEQNLLDSTLPERFPSFDDAKHSMLCSELKQLYVAVSRTRQRLWIYENVEELANPIFDYWKRNHLVQLRELDDSLAQIMQVASTSGDWRSRGIKLYHEHNYKMARMCFHKAGDTFWERRSEAAELKVKADHMRTSSPGEANALLRKAASIFEAIGLFVPSARCFYDLGEYERAGTIYLYKCGELELENAGECFYLAENYVLAADVYARGNFFFQSISSCLRGNIFHRGLEYIKYWRQHARDEYDLARQGDETHEMELEFLEHCAFHYYEGKDDRSRMKVLRDGMLSTRKFLNAQISSRTSKYLWEEKLPGDLKRPSNKKYEKQVSIDSLVYFWNSWKDTVVHLIEYLGSIDVNDYISHGDSFLNYLGVWRHFHDGLNPLYLSLIYDIDWVRSIDKRSFPRNEESVPIDVHQLVLDAQSYWSSEMLSLGIKVLEKLEVLYNFAINNSDSVFCQSWSLIHIYEVAIYLLESKFLKMTHYHAETLHRFVTLSTENFVSYIFPLDWMRSSREDMISLRQIDSCKCLLHQVIVEYISSTNRLSSGQMGCIAMIILGSGKLDNELYEKLIKNLDCNSPWKKFIEDLCDSIQSELPEGYNSERPKNATVLEYSVAPERGPLLGNISQEPREVSLLWKFHGALIKTYSQNWSLHCYNITPDCFLYLVDCLLIRICCFQGYAITTRSCFIERLIYKEEHNQVIVDDVRISFDCILQFLTDVLREFLFNKTDMIKWIKKCTNNSWKMYYSLLMQRLVFVLCLLYLNFGMGFDILLDLLRRKYITDQLPKEFCYVLRGIASLRDSVSRHVDVLAGAFKKSGNPLVVASFGIDCSRFFCSDAIIINMKANICMAEIVRSLFPKHSMVRSSQGQTYTTENLRHWNRNNFPVDFDPLWEIFKGFKPAKERDQCNIFSDASTIKLDVEKIIRLLAAAWSGLDDKEERKLSREVLSMLDELVQLYAALDGSEREVGNNMATVAELSRRLQWRSQRFFWPEKIQPIFTELYMEHNTKLARKAHEAVAKSGHDNEAGNGDRL, encoded by the exons TGTTCATATCCATTATTGGATGAAACTCGAGCTCAGTTGCAATCCAGTATGGAATCCATGCACAGCGCGCCATTTTGTCAAGTAAATGCCATCCAACAGTCAAAGCCCTATGAAGGAGAAACAAAGCTATATGATATGGAGATTGATGGCTGGAGAAACAGTGATTCTGGCATGGAGTTGCACAAACCCATTCAGGGAGATGTTTTTGTTTTAGCAGATGCTAAACTCGAAACTATATCTGATTTACGAAAGTTGGGGAGGTGGTGGTCACTTGTAATAGTCACTGAGGTCTCCACAGACAAGAAAGAGGATGATAGAACCTCTCTTTCCCTTAAAGTCAGAGCACCGAAAGAATTTGAAGTCAACAATGGCAATGGAACATCACTGTTTTTGGTCTTCTTAGCAAACATAACTCCTAACTTAAGGATATGGAACGCAATGCACATGTGCATCAGTTCCAGATGGAAG GTGCTGTTTGGTGATAACTTTATGAAATCATTCAAAAACTTGAAGTCATTCCAAAAGAAGATGTCAGTGCTGAATCTTCTTCTCAAGCTTTCGAGTGGCTGGAGACCCAAGAAACGAAATGTAGACACAATATGTAAAAGCTCTTCGATGACACTGAAGCAATTTAAGGttgatgatctatatattgttTTGACAATCGACATTGAAAAGGATTTGAAATACATGCAAGTGTTGAGGATGTGGGACTTATTGCCTGGTCTGTTGGATATCCAAAAATTGGCAGATCGATTGGACTGCATATTTAGTAGATACACAAATCTTTTTGTCAATCTCTGTAGAGAGAAATGTCTTGAGGG TCATTTGGAAGTTCCAGCAAGCTGGCCCCTCTCTTTGGATGTTGTCCGCTATAAAGATCTAAGCAGCACCGAAAGCATGAGTAATTCTGTTGGTGACTCTTCTGCGAATGGAAGTTGTGTTGAGAATTCAAAGGTCAATGAGAGCTTGTTGCTGATGAAGTTTTACTCCTTATCATCTGGGGTAGTGAACTTCTTGTTATCTGACAGAGAGGACAGCAAAGTGGATCTCCCTTTTGAAGTTACTGACCAAGAAAGGGAGGCTGTTCTTTATGATAGAAGTATATTTATACTAGGACGGTCAGGCACTGGAAAGACAACAGTTTTGACTAAAAAGTTATATCAGAAAGAACAGCAGCACCATATGGTTGATGAAGGTTTCTATGATGTTGAAAGCAATGCAGTCGGGCATGCTGGTCTGCATAATAAAGCTGGACAGAGTTCTTCTTCTGCATTAAATAAAGGGACTGTGTTACGCCAGCTTTTTGTGACCGTGAGTCCTAAACTCTGTTTTGCCGTCAAACAACATTTTTTACGCTTGAAAAG TTTTGCTTCCGGCAGAAGCAGTTTGGTTGATATGGATGATTTTGATGATGAGGAAGCTCAATTTAGGGGTATCCCAGATTCTTTTTGTGATATTCCTCCAAAATGTTATCCTCTTTTCATAACATTTCATAAGTTCTTGATGATGCTTGATGGAAGTCTGAGTAATTCATACTTTGAAAGATTCCCAGACATCACAAAACTACCTCAAGGTCGACAGCGAATATCAAGAGCTAATGTGCTGCAGACCTTCCTCACCACCAAGGAGGTCACATATACAAGGTTTAGCTCATCATATTGGCCTCATTTTGATGTTCAGTTGACAAAGAAGCTTGATGCTTCACGAGTCTTTACTGAGATTATTTCTCATATCAAAGGTGGTCTTAGAGCCTTGGAAGCAGGCGATGGAAAACTCACTCAGTTGGATTATGTGCAAATGTCAGAGGGCCGGGCTTCCAGTTTAAGCCAGCCAAAAAGAGAGATAATATATGATATATTTCAGGTAtatgagaaaatgaaaatgagaaatggTGAGTTTGATATTGCTGATTTTGTAAATGATATTCACCGTCGGCtcaaatgtgaaaaatacaagggtgatgaaattgattttgtgtacATTGATGAGGTCCAGGATCTTGCCATGAGCCAAATTGCATTGTTTAAACATATCTGCAGCAATGTTGAAGAGGGTTTCGTTTTTTCTGGAGATACAGCCCAGACTATAGCAAGGGGTATTGATTTTAGATTCCAAGATATACAACATCTCTTTTACAAGAAGTTTGTATTGGaatcaagaaacaaaaaacatgacaataggaaagaaaaaagacagATCTCAAACATCTTTCAGTTGACACAAAACTTCCGAAGCCATGATGGGATGCTGAAGTTGTTGCAGAGCATTGTTGAACTGATTTATCATTTTTTCCCCCTCTGTATTGATGTCTTAGAACCAGAAACGAGTATGATATATGGGGAAGCTCCGATTCTACTCTATTCTGGAAATGATGAAAAACTATTCAAAAAAATTCTAGGAAGTAGTGGGATTATTGCCGGAAATATGGGTGGCTTTGGTGCGGATCAAGTTATTTTGGTCCGTGATGATTGTTCTCGAGAAGAAATCTCTAACTCCATTGGGAAGCAAGCTCTAGTTCTTACTATAGTGGAGTGCAAGGGCCTAGAATTTGAG GATGTACTCCTATACAAATTTTTTGGATCATCACCACTGAAAAATCAATGGAGGGTGCTATATGAATTCATGCAAGAACAAAATTTGCTGGACTCCACATTACCTGAGCGCTTTCCAAGTTTTGATGATGCCAAACACAGCATGTTATGCTCTGAACTAAAGCAGTTATACGTGGCTGTCTCTCGTACAAGACAGAGACTCTGGATATACGAGAATGTTGAAGAACTTGCCAACCCAATTTTTGACTATTGGAAAAGGAACCATCTTGTACAACTTAGAGAACTAGACGATTCACTTGCACAAATTATGCAAGTTGCAAGCACTTCAGGAGACTGGAGATCACGTGGCATCAAG CTATATCATGAGCATAACTACAAAATGGCCAGAATGTGCTTTCATAAAGCTGGTGATACATTTTGGGAAAGACGGTCTGAAGCTGCTGAACTTAAAGTCAAGGCAGACCATATGCGCACTTCTAGTCCTGGAGAGGCAAATGCACTCCTTAGGAAAGCAGCTTCAATTTTTGAAGCTATAGGCCTGTTTGTACCTTCTGCCAGATGCTTTTATGATTTGGGCGAGTATGAACGAGCAG GTACAATTTATTTGTATAAATGTGGCGAACTGGAACTGGAAAATGCTGGGGAGTGCTTTTATCTTGCTGAAAATTATGTGCTTGCTGCAGATGTGTATGCTAGAGGAAACTTTTTCTTTCAGAGTATTTCTTCTTGTTTACGAGGAAATATATTTCACAGAGGTTTGGAATACATAAAATATTGGAGACAACATGCAAGAGACGAGTATGATCTGGCCAGACAAGGAGATGAGACTCATGAAATGGAATTGGAATTTCTTGAGCATTGCGCATTTCACTATTATGAGGGAAAAGATGACAGATCAAGGATGAAAGTTCTTAGAGATGGGATGCTTTCTACTCGAAAGTTTTTGAATGCTCAGATTTCATCACGCACTTCAAAATATTTGTGGGAAGAAAAACTGCCTGGTGATCTTAAAAGGCcttcaaacaaaaaatatgaGAAGCAGGTTTCTATTGATTCACTGGTCTACTTCTGGAATTCTTGGAAGGATACAGTTGTACACCTGATTGAATATCTTGGATCAATAGATGTTAATGATTACATTAGTCATGGTGACTCCTTTCTGAATTATTTAGGGGTGTGGAGGCATTTTCATGATGGTCTAAATCCGCTCTATCTTTCACTCATTTATGATATTGACTGGGTGAGAAGTATTGACAAGAGATCTTTCCCAAGAAATGAGGAGTCGGTCCCCATTGATGTTCACCAGCTTGTCTTGGATGCTCAGAGTTATTGGAGTTCAGAGATGCTTTCTCTTGGCATTAAGGTTTTGGAGAAGCTTGAAGTGCTTTACAACTTCGCAATCAATAATTCTGATTCAGTGTTCTGCCAGAGTTGGTCTCTTATCCATATATACGAGGTTGCAATATATCTTCTGGAATCCAAATTTCTGAAGATGACTCATTATCATGCTGAGACACTCCACAGATTTGTTACATTGTCGACTGAGAATTTTGTCTCTTACATATTTCCTTTAGATTGGATGAGGTCATCAAGAGAGGATATGATTTCTCTTAGGCAAATTGATTCTTGTAAGTGTTTACTGCATCAAGTCATAGTTGAGTACATCAGCTCGACAAACAGGCTTTCATCTGGGCAAATGGGATGCATTGCGATGATCATTCTCGGGTCTGGTAAGCTGGATAATGAACTTTATGAGAAGCTTATAAAAAATCTAGACTGCAACTCTCCATGGAAAAAGTTCATTGAGGATCTATGTGACAGTATTCAGTCAGAGCTGCCAGAAGGTTATAATAGTGAGCGACCTAAAAATGCCACAGTTCTAGAATATTCGGTGGCACCTGAGAGAGGTCCTTTACTTGGAAATATCAGTCAAGAACCGAGAGAGGTGTCTCTTTTGTGGAAGTTCCATGGTGCTTTGATCAAAACTTATAGTCAGAATTGGAGTTTACATTGCTACAATATAACACCTGATTGCTTCTTATATCTTGTAGATTGCCTTCTGATTCGGATCTGTTGCTTTCAAGGTTATGCAATCACTACAAGATCTTGTTTCATTGAGCGGCTGATATATAAGGAGGAACATAATCAAGTGATAGTGGATGATGTTCGAATATCTTTTGACTGCATCCTTCAGTTTCTGACTGATGTTCTTCGGGAATTTCTTTTTAATAAGACGGATATGATTAAATGGATAAAAAAGTGTACCAATAATAGTTGGAAGATGTATTACTCGCTACTGATGCAGAGATTGGTTTTTGTGTTATGTCTGCTTTATTTGAATTTTGGGATGGGCTTTGATATTCTCTTGGATTTGCTGAGGAGGAAGTACATCACTGACCAGCTACCAAAGGAGTTCTGCTATGTCCTTAGGGGAATTGCATCTTTACGTGATTCTGTTAGTAGACATGTTGATGTGCTAGCTGGAGCTTTTAAGAAGAGCGGTAATCCTTTGGTGGTTGCAAGTTTTGGGATTGATTGTTCAAGGTTCTTCTGTTCAGATGCCATTATCATCAACATGAAGGCTAACATATGCATGGCTGAAATAGTAAGATCTCTGTTTCCAAAACACTCTATGGTTCGTTCTTCACAAGGGCAAACATACACCACTGAAAACCTTCGGCATTGGAACAGAAATAACTTCCCTGTGGATTTTGATCCCTTGTGGGAAATATTTAAAGGTTTTAAACCAGCAAAGGAAAGAGATCAGTGCAATATATTTTCAGATGCCTCAACAATCAAG TTGGATGTGGAGAAGATTATTCGGCTTTTGGCTGCTGCATGGTCTGGCCTTGATGACAAAGAAGAACGAAAGTTATCTAGAGAAGTGCTGAGCATGCTGGATGAATTGGTGCAACTCTATGCCGCATTAGATGGGAG CGAACGTGAAGTTGGAAACAATATGGCTACAGTTGCAGAACTTTCCAGGAGGTTGCAGTGGAGAAGTCAAAGATttttttggccggaaaaaaTTCAGCCCATCTTCACTGAACTGTATATGGAGCACAATacgaaactagctaggaaggcaCATGAGGCTGTTGCCAAGTCTGGCCACGACAATGAGGCAGGAAACGGTGATCGACTGTAA